The following are encoded together in the Roseobacter denitrificans OCh 114 genome:
- a CDS encoding trypsin-like serine peptidase: MRRWVRAAALLGCLATSAAADPQGLRALETGVDAGAWEAVGRLNIGGRGFCTGALIAPDIVLTAAHCLFDKRSGAQVDPTGIEFLAGWRKGRAAAHRQVKHAALHKDYTYGDVVAPERVRYDLALLRLVRPIRNTTITPFETAPHPAKGAQVGVVSYGRDRAEAPSLQEVCEVLGRQEGVLITTCAVDFGSSGAPIFSFASGAAVIVSVVSAKAEVEGQNIALGTDLSGALAALHETLARQNRPFVRAVPALRQTTIEESRSSMGARFIRPAQ, from the coding sequence ATGCGCAGATGGGTTCGAGCAGCAGCACTGCTGGGGTGCCTTGCCACGTCGGCAGCAGCCGATCCCCAAGGCTTGCGTGCCCTTGAGACGGGTGTTGACGCTGGCGCCTGGGAGGCTGTGGGCCGTTTGAACATCGGTGGGCGAGGTTTTTGCACGGGGGCCTTGATTGCACCTGACATTGTGCTGACAGCTGCGCATTGTCTGTTCGACAAACGCAGTGGCGCGCAGGTTGATCCGACAGGAATCGAGTTTCTGGCCGGTTGGCGCAAGGGGCGCGCGGCGGCGCATCGGCAGGTCAAACACGCAGCTTTGCACAAAGATTACACCTATGGCGACGTGGTCGCGCCGGAGAGGGTGCGTTACGATTTGGCGCTGCTGCGTCTGGTGCGGCCAATCCGAAACACCACGATCACCCCCTTTGAAACCGCCCCGCACCCGGCAAAGGGCGCGCAGGTCGGCGTCGTGAGCTACGGGCGTGACCGCGCCGAAGCGCCCTCGCTGCAAGAGGTTTGCGAGGTGCTTGGCCGTCAGGAAGGGGTGTTGATCACCACATGCGCGGTCGATTTCGGATCGTCTGGCGCGCCGATCTTTTCCTTTGCGTCTGGCGCGGCGGTCATCGTATCCGTGGTGTCCGCCAAGGCCGAGGTTGAGGGGCAGAACATCGCGCTCGGCACGGATCTCAGCGGTGCGCTTGCTGCATTGCATGAAACGCTGGCGCGGCAAAACCGTCCCTTCGTGCGTGCTGTGCCCGCCTTGCGGCAAACCACCATCGAAGAAAGCCGCAGTAGCATGGGGGCCAGGTTTATCCGCCCTGCGCAGTAA
- a CDS encoding DUF599 domain-containing protein: MRLPMDIMDRFALFTVFDMAAVGLLFGLWFIIGLWVEHAPKSKPSTSQLMASYRKEWMKQMVTREPRVFDAQILSALRQGTAFFASTCMIALGGTLALIGNADQLAGVAEDITAANYPAIVWEIKLVMLALFLTNAFLKFVWSNRLFGYCAVLMAAVPNDPDDDKAYHRASQAAEINITAAKGFNRGLRSIYFALASAAWLLGPLALALAACVTFIVVWRREFASNSRKILLDGYV, translated from the coding sequence ATGCGTCTGCCTATGGATATCATGGATCGTTTTGCCCTGTTTACCGTTTTTGACATGGCCGCCGTCGGGCTGCTCTTTGGCCTGTGGTTCATCATCGGCCTCTGGGTAGAGCACGCCCCCAAGTCCAAACCTTCGACATCACAGCTCATGGCGAGTTACCGCAAGGAATGGATGAAACAGATGGTCACCCGCGAACCCCGCGTCTTTGATGCGCAGATCCTGTCGGCCCTGCGGCAGGGAACTGCGTTTTTTGCCTCCACCTGTATGATCGCTCTGGGTGGCACTCTGGCCCTGATCGGCAACGCGGATCAACTCGCAGGGGTTGCCGAAGACATCACAGCGGCGAACTATCCGGCGATCGTCTGGGAAATCAAACTGGTGATGCTGGCCCTGTTCCTGACGAATGCGTTCCTGAAATTCGTCTGGTCAAACCGGCTGTTCGGGTATTGCGCGGTGCTGATGGCGGCGGTTCCTAACGATCCGGATGATGACAAGGCTTATCACCGCGCGTCGCAAGCGGCAGAAATCAACATCACGGCAGCCAAAGGGTTTAACCGCGGGTTGCGTTCCATCTATTTTGCCCTCGCCTCTGCGGCGTGGCTTTTGGGGCCACTGGCACTGGCGCTGGCGGCCTGTGTCACCTTCATCGTCGTCTGGCGGCGCGAGTTTGCATCCAATTCTCGCAAAATACTGCTGGATGGCTATGTTTAG
- the rlmH gene encoding 23S rRNA (pseudouridine(1915)-N(3))-methyltransferase RlmH, giving the protein MRIHIIAVGRLRAGPEKDLIGDYLTRFARSGRALGLGPARVVEVEDRKNGGMGNEAALLRRAIPDGALIAVLDERGRVESSPDFAQRLAGWRDQGRGDLALVIGGADGIDPALRAEADFALSLGKMVWPHMLVRVMLAEQLYRAASILAGAPYHRN; this is encoded by the coding sequence ATGCGTATCCACATCATTGCGGTCGGGCGCTTGCGTGCCGGGCCTGAGAAAGATCTAATCGGCGATTACCTGACGCGTTTTGCGCGGTCGGGTCGCGCGCTTGGCCTGGGTCCCGCACGCGTTGTCGAAGTCGAGGACCGCAAGAACGGCGGTATGGGCAACGAAGCGGCGCTGCTGCGCCGTGCAATTCCAGATGGCGCGCTGATCGCGGTTCTTGATGAACGCGGGCGCGTCGAAAGCTCACCGGATTTTGCACAAAGACTGGCAGGCTGGCGGGATCAGGGCCGGGGTGATCTGGCCTTAGTGATCGGCGGGGCGGATGGGATCGACCCCGCATTGCGCGCCGAGGCAGATTTCGCGCTGTCATTGGGCAAGATGGTCTGGCCGCATATGCTGGTGCGCGTGATGCTGGCCGAACAATTGTATCGGGCAGCGTCAATTCTGGCCGGCGCGCCCTATCATCGTAACTGA
- a CDS encoding ABC transporter substrate-binding protein, translating into MFSSSFAHRIALSSLFPNDGVGMEEPINIGFLAPLTGPVSSWGLPGLHGCQLWAEWLNRAGGLLVGGRRYPLRILPYDCGYDPQSALEGARHLVLSEKVKLLMMLGGDTFTPLRSFLMQNRVLTSTLLPSDLSPDTPYLIAPSEVHPVYNVTGVDWLAANEPQRRRVAMCSQRDALGLPSTATYRAAFDAADLAIVKDIQYRPEDTDIAAIVQPMLDARPDILCWCTSYTPAVHAMTEYAFERGFTGRILSCTLDNYPRLIERTSAGFMEGTVFQFPDFDDPELARKAFFFNRPSAFFEEYNARYPGAWSAVSWEYVAILEIWHAAVERVASVSPVSVLTTMKQMQPVTHAFGPARWWGESLFGIDNALIGDWPVVQIREGKARIAAFRSIPEWLEKHEDKLREQMRAEGQLWQQRIELGSAPTHLIAREAMD; encoded by the coding sequence ATGTTCTCTTCCAGCTTCGCCCATCGTATCGCCCTGTCTTCGCTGTTTCCCAATGATGGTGTCGGCATGGAGGAACCAATCAATATCGGCTTTCTGGCACCGCTCACCGGCCCGGTCAGTTCCTGGGGCCTGCCCGGCCTGCATGGCTGCCAGCTTTGGGCCGAATGGCTCAACCGGGCGGGCGGGCTGTTGGTCGGGGGACGACGCTACCCCTTGCGCATCCTGCCTTATGATTGCGGCTATGATCCCCAAAGCGCACTTGAAGGGGCACGCCATCTTGTCCTGTCCGAAAAGGTGAAACTCCTCATGATGCTGGGGGGGGATACCTTCACGCCGTTGCGCAGTTTCCTGATGCAGAATCGCGTTCTGACCTCGACCCTTCTGCCCAGCGATCTGTCCCCCGATACGCCTTACCTGATCGCCCCGTCAGAGGTGCATCCGGTCTATAATGTGACCGGGGTGGACTGGCTGGCTGCGAATGAACCACAGAGGCGCCGCGTCGCCATGTGCAGCCAGCGGGACGCGCTTGGCCTGCCATCCACTGCAACCTATCGCGCGGCCTTTGATGCCGCTGATCTGGCAATCGTGAAGGACATTCAATACCGCCCCGAAGACACGGATATCGCCGCCATCGTGCAACCGATGCTGGACGCCCGACCCGACATCCTGTGTTGGTGCACCAGCTACACACCTGCGGTTCATGCCATGACGGAATACGCCTTTGAACGGGGTTTCACTGGGCGTATCCTGTCCTGCACCCTGGACAACTATCCGCGCCTGATCGAACGCACGTCAGCAGGTTTCATGGAAGGCACGGTGTTTCAGTTCCCTGATTTTGATGACCCCGAACTTGCCCGCAAAGCTTTCTTCTTCAATCGCCCCAGTGCGTTTTTTGAAGAGTACAATGCGCGATACCCCGGCGCGTGGAGTGCGGTCAGTTGGGAATATGTCGCGATCCTCGAAATCTGGCATGCCGCCGTCGAAAGGGTCGCGTCGGTGTCCCCGGTTTCCGTTCTGACAACGATGAAACAGATGCAGCCCGTGACCCACGCCTTTGGCCCCGCCCGCTGGTGGGGAGAGAGCCTGTTTGGCATTGATAACGCGCTGATTGGCGACTGGCCGGTTGTTCAGATCAGGGAGGGAAAGGCACGGATCGCCGCGTTCCGCTCTATTCCCGAATGGCTGGAAAAGCACGAGGATAAGCTGCGCGAGCAGATGCGCGCCGAAGGTCAGCTTTGGCAGCAGCGCATCGAACTGGGATCCGCACCGACCCACCTGATCGCGCGCGAAGCGATGGATTGA
- the glcF gene encoding glycolate oxidase subunit GlcF: MQTTFTPEQMKNPEIQRSNEILRSCVHCGFCTATCPTYQVLGDELDSPRGRIYLIKDMLENDRDPDAKTVKHIDRCLSCLACMTTCPSGVHYMHLVDHARAYIEERYKRPFSDRALRWVLARILPYPMRFRLALLGAKIGRPFARFMPDARLQAMLEMAPKTIPPVSRNDDPQSFAPEIERKKRVALMTGCAQKALNTDINDATIRVLRRLGCEVVVAKGAGCCGALTHHMGKSDESHSTAARNIRAWAREMDAGGLDAIVINTSGCGTTVKDYGHMFRNDPALAEDAARVSAIAKDVSEVLVDLDMPAGEDKAMVVGYHAACSLQHGQQIKTFPKDLLKRAGFTVVEPRDSHLCCGSAGTYNLMQPEISKQLKARKVQTLEAKNPDVIAAGNIGCMMQIGSGTEIPVVHSVELLDWATGGPRPPSLDGDAMPKSDVPILR, translated from the coding sequence ATGCAGACAACATTCACACCGGAGCAGATGAAAAACCCGGAAATCCAGCGCAGCAACGAGATTTTGCGCTCCTGCGTGCATTGCGGGTTCTGCACCGCCACCTGCCCGACCTATCAGGTGCTCGGGGATGAATTGGACAGCCCGCGCGGGCGGATTTATCTGATCAAGGATATGCTTGAGAACGACCGTGATCCGGATGCGAAAACGGTCAAACATATTGACCGCTGCCTGTCCTGTCTTGCCTGCATGACCACCTGCCCGTCGGGCGTGCATTACATGCATCTGGTCGATCACGCGCGCGCCTACATCGAAGAACGTTACAAGCGGCCGTTCAGTGACCGCGCGCTGCGTTGGGTTCTGGCGCGTATCCTGCCCTATCCCATGCGGTTCCGTCTGGCCCTGCTGGGTGCCAAGATCGGGCGTCCTTTTGCACGGTTTATGCCGGATGCGCGGTTGCAAGCCATGCTGGAGATGGCGCCCAAGACCATCCCGCCCGTCAGCCGCAATGACGATCCGCAGAGTTTTGCACCGGAGATTGAACGTAAAAAACGCGTGGCCCTGATGACCGGCTGTGCGCAAAAGGCGCTGAATACCGACATCAATGACGCGACGATCCGCGTGCTGCGGCGTTTGGGCTGCGAGGTTGTCGTGGCCAAAGGGGCGGGTTGTTGTGGCGCTCTGACCCATCACATGGGCAAGTCAGATGAAAGCCACTCAACGGCGGCGCGCAATATTCGCGCATGGGCGCGGGAAATGGATGCGGGCGGTCTGGACGCGATTGTGATCAATACATCCGGCTGTGGGACGACCGTGAAAGACTACGGTCATATGTTTCGCAACGATCCGGCCTTGGCAGAGGATGCCGCGCGCGTCTCGGCGATTGCCAAAGATGTCTCCGAAGTGCTGGTTGATCTGGACATGCCTGCCGGTGAGGACAAGGCGATGGTCGTGGGGTATCACGCGGCCTGCTCGCTGCAACACGGTCAACAGATCAAGACCTTCCCAAAGGATTTGTTGAAACGCGCCGGTTTTACCGTCGTCGAGCCGCGCGATTCGCATCTGTGCTGTGGCTCTGCGGGGACATACAACCTGATGCAGCCAGAGATTTCCAAACAGCTCAAAGCGCGCAAGGTGCAAACGCTGGAGGCGAAAAACCCGGACGTCATCGCGGCAGGTAATATCGGGTGCATGATGCAAATCGGCTCTGGCACTGAGATTCCAGTGGTTCACAGTGTTGAATTGCTGGACTGGGCCACGGGCGGGCCGAGGCCACCGTCGCTGGATGGCGATGCGATGCCAAAATCCGACGTGCCGATCCTGCGCTGA
- a CDS encoding FAD-linked oxidase C-terminal domain-containing protein codes for MEMPVPDAAILARKARLVERLQSVVPADAVIHDPHQTRAYECDALTAYKCPPMAVVLPASTKEVSDVLRICHEDGVPVVPRGSGTSLAGGALPTADCVILGVARMNDVLETNYDDRYIRVESGRTNLSVTGAVEEDGFFYAPDPSSQLACAIAGNIAMNSGGAHCLKYGVTTNNLMGVTLVMMDGEIVEVGGAHMDSAGLDLLGLICGSEGQLGVVTEATLRILPKPEGARPVLMGFDDSEVAGACVSDIIKAGVLPVAIEFMDRLCIETSENFAQAGYPMCEALLIVEVEGSEAEIDHQLDLIMEIARRHDPVELRQSTSAEESALIWLGRKSAFGAIGQINDYMCLDGTIPVSSLPFVLRRIGEMSKEFGLQVGNVFHAGDGNMHPLILFDANKPGDLERCEALGAEILKLCVEAGGCLTGEHGVGIEKRDLMEYQFAPDDLEAQMAIKDVFDAQWLLNPAKVFPLSVSQNRRMLAIAAQ; via the coding sequence ATGGAGATGCCTGTACCTGATGCCGCGATTCTGGCCCGCAAGGCGCGGCTGGTGGAGCGTCTGCAATCCGTGGTTCCAGCCGATGCGGTCATCCATGATCCGCACCAAACACGCGCTTACGAGTGTGACGCACTGACGGCGTATAAATGCCCGCCGATGGCTGTTGTGTTGCCGGCGTCCACCAAAGAGGTGTCGGATGTGCTGCGCATTTGTCACGAGGATGGCGTGCCCGTCGTGCCGCGCGGCTCTGGTACGTCTCTGGCCGGGGGGGCTTTGCCCACGGCGGATTGCGTGATCCTTGGCGTGGCGCGCATGAATGACGTGCTGGAAACGAATTATGACGACCGCTACATCCGCGTGGAATCGGGGCGCACGAACCTCAGCGTGACCGGCGCCGTGGAAGAAGACGGGTTCTTTTACGCGCCCGACCCTTCCAGCCAGTTGGCCTGTGCCATAGCGGGCAACATCGCGATGAATTCAGGCGGTGCGCATTGCCTGAAATATGGCGTGACCACCAACAACCTGATGGGCGTGACGCTCGTGATGATGGATGGCGAAATCGTCGAGGTGGGCGGCGCGCATATGGATTCGGCGGGTCTCGATCTGCTCGGTCTGATCTGTGGTTCCGAAGGGCAGTTGGGCGTCGTGACCGAAGCCACCCTGCGGATTTTGCCCAAACCCGAAGGCGCGCGACCCGTCCTTATGGGGTTTGACGACAGTGAGGTTGCGGGCGCCTGTGTCAGCGACATCATCAAGGCGGGCGTCCTGCCGGTTGCGATTGAATTCATGGACCGGCTGTGCATCGAGACGAGCGAAAATTTCGCACAGGCAGGCTATCCGATGTGCGAGGCGTTGCTGATCGTCGAGGTCGAAGGATCAGAGGCCGAGATCGACCATCAACTGGACCTCATCATGGAGATCGCGCGCCGCCATGACCCGGTCGAATTGCGCCAAAGCACCTCTGCGGAGGAAAGCGCGTTGATCTGGCTGGGGCGGAAATCCGCCTTTGGGGCCATCGGGCAAATCAACGATTACATGTGTCTGGATGGGACGATCCCGGTATCTTCGCTGCCTTTCGTCTTGCGCCGCATTGGCGAGATGTCCAAAGAGTTCGGCCTGCAGGTCGGCAATGTGTTTCATGCGGGGGACGGCAACATGCACCCGTTGATCCTGTTTGATGCCAACAAGCCGGGTGATCTGGAACGCTGCGAAGCGCTTGGCGCGGAAATCCTCAAGCTCTGTGTCGAAGCGGGCGGATGCCTGACCGGAGAACACGGTGTCGGGATCGAAAAGCGTGACCTGATGGAATACCAATTCGCGCCCGACGATCTGGAGGCGCAGATGGCCATCAAGGACGTGTTCGATGCCCAATGGCTGTTGAACCCGGCCAAAGTCTTTCCGCTTTCCGTTTCACAAAACCGTCGGATGCTTGCCATTGCGGCGCAGTAA
- a CDS encoding Hsp20 family protein → MRTFDFAPLYRATVGFDQIADLMDRVLTNEGAQPSYPPYNIEKLDDDAYRISVAVAGFSDQDLSVEVRENALIVSARKAEENTERTYLHRGIATRAFERRFHLADHVHVTGASHVDGMLHIDLMREVPEALKPRQISITSAKQIEKDVVDAKAVN, encoded by the coding sequence ATGCGTACGTTTGATTTTGCACCGCTTTACCGTGCAACTGTTGGCTTTGATCAGATCGCTGATCTGATGGATCGAGTGCTCACCAACGAGGGCGCCCAGCCGAGTTATCCACCCTACAACATCGAAAAACTGGACGATGACGCCTATCGGATTTCGGTGGCGGTTGCCGGGTTTTCTGATCAGGACCTGAGCGTTGAGGTGCGTGAAAACGCGCTGATCGTCTCTGCGCGCAAGGCCGAGGAAAACACGGAGCGCACTTATCTGCACCGTGGCATTGCGACCCGCGCGTTTGAACGCCGCTTCCACCTTGCCGACCACGTGCATGTGACCGGTGCCAGCCACGTTGATGGCATGTTGCACATTGATCTGATGCGCGAAGTGCCCGAGGCGCTCAAGCCCCGTCAGATCTCGATCACCTCGGCCAAGCAGATCGAGAAAGATGTTGTCGACGCAAAGGCCGTGAACTGA
- the rsfS gene encoding ribosome silencing factor, with product MSAATDNATSEKLLATILTSLNDDKAEDIVQIDLRGKTEIGDYMVICSGRSTRQVASISEKLVQTIKDDFGRVSKIEGKETGDWVLIDTGDVIVHVFRPEVREFYQLEKMWQPMGGPETAAN from the coding sequence ATGTCTGCGGCAACCGACAATGCCACGAGCGAAAAACTTCTGGCGACAATCCTGACTTCCCTGAATGACGACAAGGCCGAAGATATCGTTCAGATTGATCTGCGCGGTAAGACGGAAATTGGCGACTACATGGTGATTTGTTCAGGCCGGTCGACCCGTCAGGTCGCCTCGATTTCCGAAAAGCTCGTGCAGACGATAAAGGATGATTTCGGGCGTGTCTCCAAGATCGAAGGCAAGGAAACCGGTGACTGGGTGCTGATCGACACGGGCGATGTCATCGTGCATGTCTTTCGTCCCGAAGTCCGGGAATTCTACCAGCTTGAAAAGATGTGGCAGCCCATGGGCGGCCCCGAAACGGCGGCAAACTGA
- a CDS encoding flavin-containing monooxygenase, which yields MSTKRVAIIGAGPSGLAQLRAFQSAAEKGEEIPEIVCFEKQSNWGGLWNYTWRTGLDENGEPVHCSMYRYLWSNGPKEGLEFADYSFEEHFGKQIASYPPRAVLFDYIEGRVKKAGVRDWIRFSTAVRWVSYDNDTGLFTVTVHDHKKDYVYEETFDHVICASGHFSTPNVPYYEGFESFKGRVVHAHDFRDAREFTGKDILVVGSSYSAEDIGSQCWKYGAKTVTSCYRSAPMGFKWPENWEEKPAMQKVDGNTVFFADGTTKEVDAIILCTGYKHFFNFLPDDLRLKTANRLASADLYKGVAFVHNPKMFYLGMQDQWFTFNMFDAQAWWVRDAILGKIDLSKVSKAEMVADVKEREAREEEDDDTKYAIRYQADYIKELVAETDYPDFDIDGACEAFFQWKKHKAEDIMGFRNNSYKSVMTGTMAPVHHTPWKDALDDSMEAYLKN from the coding sequence ATGAGCACAAAACGTGTCGCCATTATCGGTGCAGGGCCATCAGGACTTGCCCAGCTTCGCGCCTTTCAATCCGCAGCCGAAAAAGGAGAAGAAATTCCCGAAATCGTCTGTTTTGAAAAACAGTCCAACTGGGGTGGTTTGTGGAATTATACGTGGCGCACGGGCCTTGATGAAAATGGCGAGCCTGTGCACTGCTCGATGTACCGTTATCTGTGGTCCAACGGCCCAAAGGAAGGTCTGGAGTTCGCGGATTACTCTTTTGAGGAGCATTTCGGCAAGCAGATCGCATCTTATCCGCCGCGCGCTGTCCTGTTCGACTATATCGAAGGGCGCGTGAAGAAGGCAGGGGTACGGGACTGGATCCGCTTCAGCACGGCAGTGCGTTGGGTGTCTTACGACAACGACACGGGCCTGTTCACGGTCACTGTGCATGATCACAAGAAGGACTACGTCTATGAAGAGACGTTTGACCATGTAATCTGCGCATCGGGACATTTTTCAACGCCAAATGTACCTTATTATGAAGGGTTTGAATCCTTCAAGGGGCGCGTCGTGCATGCACATGATTTCCGTGATGCGCGCGAATTCACGGGCAAGGATATTCTGGTCGTCGGATCGTCTTATTCTGCCGAGGATATCGGTTCGCAGTGCTGGAAGTATGGCGCGAAAACCGTCACCTCCTGCTATCGCAGCGCACCGATGGGCTTTAAATGGCCGGAGAACTGGGAAGAAAAGCCCGCGATGCAAAAGGTCGACGGCAATACCGTTTTCTTTGCGGATGGCACCACGAAAGAGGTGGACGCGATCATCCTGTGCACAGGGTACAAACACTTCTTCAACTTCCTGCCCGATGATTTGCGCCTGAAGACGGCCAACCGTCTGGCGTCAGCCGACCTCTACAAAGGTGTGGCTTTTGTGCATAATCCCAAGATGTTCTACCTTGGCATGCAGGATCAGTGGTTTACCTTCAATATGTTCGATGCCCAAGCGTGGTGGGTGCGCGATGCGATCCTTGGCAAGATTGATCTGTCCAAAGTATCCAAGGCCGAGATGGTGGCGGACGTCAAAGAGCGTGAGGCACGCGAAGAAGAGGATGACGATACCAAATATGCGATCCGCTATCAGGCTGACTATATCAAGGAGTTGGTCGCGGAAACGGATTACCCCGATTTCGACATCGACGGCGCATGTGAGGCGTTCTTCCAGTGGAAGAAGCACAAGGCCGAAGACATCATGGGCTTCCGCAACAACAGCTATAAGTCGGTGATGACGGGTACGATGGCCCCGGTTCATCACACACCTTGGAAAGACGCGCTGGATGACAGTATGGAAGCCTATCTCAAGAACTGA
- a CDS encoding FAD-binding protein — translation MTPDTEAALADVIKSAAAPMHIQGGATRGFVVPGTPLSTRYITGISLYEPGALTLVAAAGTTVRDIDQALAAENQRLAFEPTDYRKLLGTTGEPTIGGVLATNASGPRRIQGGAARDYALGVRFVDGNGAIVKNGGRVMKNVTGYDLVKLFSGSFGTLGVLTEVSLKVMPVPETQSTLMLHGLSDVAAVRAMADAMRSPFEVTGAAHGAYVEGEAAVTLLRLEGFEGSVAYRINALKDLLTGTGAQITVIDAAASAQVWRDIRDVTVMAKATGDVWRVSCKPSQAAELAQRADALSCAFDWSGGLIWVNTPPDTDLRARLGVFDGHATLVRASEETRRRLPVFHPQSAGIERLCAGLRARFDPRGILNKGLMDAPETEVA, via the coding sequence ATCACCCCTGACACCGAAGCGGCCCTGGCCGACGTCATAAAATCGGCTGCGGCTCCTATGCATATACAGGGGGGCGCGACCCGCGGCTTTGTTGTTCCGGGGACGCCGCTGTCGACGCGTTATATAACCGGTATTTCGCTTTATGAGCCGGGTGCGCTGACACTGGTTGCCGCTGCTGGCACGACGGTGAGGGACATTGACCAGGCACTTGCGGCGGAAAACCAGCGCCTGGCCTTTGAACCCACCGACTATCGCAAATTGCTCGGCACCACCGGCGAACCCACGATTGGCGGGGTTCTGGCGACAAACGCGAGTGGCCCGCGGCGGATACAGGGTGGTGCGGCGCGCGATTATGCGCTTGGGGTCCGATTTGTGGACGGCAACGGGGCAATCGTCAAAAATGGGGGCCGGGTCATGAAGAACGTCACCGGCTATGACCTCGTGAAGCTCTTTTCGGGCTCCTTTGGGACCTTGGGTGTCTTGACCGAAGTGTCGCTCAAGGTGATGCCGGTGCCTGAAACACAAAGCACACTCATGCTGCACGGCCTGAGCGATGTGGCCGCTGTGCGTGCGATGGCCGATGCCATGCGGTCCCCTTTTGAAGTTACCGGGGCAGCGCATGGGGCCTATGTCGAGGGGGAGGCCGCCGTGACCCTCCTGCGCCTTGAAGGGTTCGAGGGGTCTGTGGCGTATCGCATCAACGCGCTGAAAGACCTGCTCACGGGGACGGGCGCGCAGATCACTGTCATTGATGCTGCAGCCTCGGCGCAGGTTTGGCGGGATATCCGCGATGTGACGGTGATGGCGAAGGCGACCGGGGACGTCTGGCGCGTGTCCTGCAAACCCTCGCAGGCGGCGGAACTGGCACAGCGTGCGGATGCGCTGTCCTGCGCGTTTGACTGGTCGGGCGGGCTGATCTGGGTCAATACCCCGCCGGACACCGATCTGCGCGCAAGACTTGGAGTGTTTGACGGCCATGCAACGCTTGTGCGGGCATCCGAGGAAACGCGGCGCAGATTGCCTGTTTTCCACCCGCAGTCTGCCGGTATCGAACGGCTCTGCGCAGGTTTGCGTGCGCGCTTTGACCCGCGCGGTATCCTCAACAAGGGCCTGATGGACGCCCCCGAAACCGAGGTCGCATAA